In Solanum stenotomum isolate F172 chromosome 6, ASM1918654v1, whole genome shotgun sequence, one DNA window encodes the following:
- the LOC125868113 gene encoding transcriptional regulator STERILE APETALA-like, with product MSSSPSPPSSLGGEGPSSSRRGRRAGNDVWPEPFVEDLALLVATDASHTVGRLAAAQALALIFQVCSTWQAVSHSDMLWQNLTRHIWNRHELLRQTWREEYIYWHQTANNFLHHRYTYNTLHFVPENNVDGDDDDDDDNNNNNNNDSLFCRRLALSDHHLAAGFSNGSVQLFFLPRRLHLSTYHPHHRDRLGRFSRAVSGIILSDVQLVFASLDGDIHVVVIGDAAPPRRAHLGDVVNDGALVDFTGSDQWWVGLYAGVPGRAFHIWNRETEELVFVGGELTDPEALMGWHLLTELTEIVGRIRVTTRETAVACTSLQLMVIDLQNQGIIIRAQPSRRGIIVASFDAYNETLVAVDTRGMASMRSADNLEERSRFNVRGANQRGVVGCINGGYGFMWLGNVVRVWDIENGNYLYSFGERISDVNAIIADERYVVACSSDATIHLWDFGAQ from the exons atgtcgtCGTCACCATCCCCACCATCATCTTTAGGAGGAGAAGGACCTTCTTCTTCTAGGAGAGGTAGACGTGCTGGAAATGATGTTTGGCCTGAGCCATTTGTGGAGGATTTGGCTTTGTTAGTTGCTACTGATGCTTCACATACTGTTGGCCGTTTGGCTGCTGCTCAAGCCCTAGCTCTTATTTTTCAG GTTTGTTCAACATGGCAAGCAGTGTCACACTCAGATATGCTCTGGCAAAACCTAACAAGGCATATATGGAACCGCCACGAGCTTCTCAGGCAAACATGGAGGGAGGAGTACATATATTGGCATCAAACAGCCAATAATTTCCTTCACCATAGATACACTTATAACACCCTCCATTTCGTGCCTGAAAACAATGTGGATGGTGATGATGACGATGATgacgacaacaacaataacaacaacaacgacaGTCTCTTCTGTCGTCGTTTAGCCTTGTCTGATCATCATCTAGCAGCCGGTTTTTCTAACGGCTCAGTTCAATTATTTTTCCTACCTAGGAGGCTACATTTGTCAACATACCACCCTCATCATCGCGATCGTCTAGGCCGATTCTCTAGGGCTGTTTCTGGGATTATTTTATCTGATGTTCAACTTGTGTTTGCTTCTCTAGATGGTGATATTCATGTTGTGGTCATTGGTGATGCTGCACCACCTAGAAGGGCTCATTTAGGTGATGTAGTGAATGATGGTGCTTTGGTGGATTTTACTGGCTCTGACCAATGGTGGGTTGGACTCTATGCag GTGTTCCAGGGAGGGCATTTCACATATGGAATAGGGAGACAGAAGAACTAGTCTTTGTTGGTGGTGAATTAACAGATCCAGAAGCGTTAATGGGTTGGCACCTACTAACCGAATTAACCGAAATCGTCGGTCGAATCCGAGTAACAACCCGAGAGACAGCCGTGGCATGTACAAGCCTTCAGCTCATGGTAATTGACTTACAAAACCAAGGCATAATAATAAGAGCACAACCTTCCCGACGAGGGATCATCGTTGCATCATTCGATGCCTATAACGAGACACTAGTGGCTGTTGACACTCGAGGCATGGCCAGCATGCGTAGTGCGGATAATTTGGAGGAAAGATCAAGGTTTAATGTTAGAGGTGCTAACCAAAGAGGAGTTGTTGGATGCATAAATGGAGGATATGGATTTATGTGGCTAGGGAATGTTGTTAGGGTATGGGATATTGAAAATGGAAACTATCTATATAGTTTTGGGGAGAGAATAAGTGATGTTAATGCTATAATTGCTGATGAAAGATATGTGGTAGCTTGTTCAAGTGATGCTACTATACATTTGTGGGACTTTGGTGCTCAATAG